Below is a window of Lacibacter sp. H407 DNA.
CCACACCGCCGCCTGTTGTAAATACAAGAGCAGGATTGCAGGTGAATATCAGTTTAGCACAGTAAATAGTTGTTGTCTGCTCACCTGAAAGGTGACTGACAATTGAGTGAATAAACAAACAGCCATCATTGATCAATGATGGCTGTTTGTTTTAATGAGGTTGTTGATGATTAAGGTCAAAGTACATCGCTGTACTCCGCTACTTTTTTGAACACACTGTTTGCAAAGGGGCACAGCGGCATAATTTTCAATCCCTTCTCTCTTGCAAACTCAACAGCTTTTGCCACTAATTGTTTGCCTGCGCCTTTCCCTGCAAGCTTGTCGCTTACTTCGGTGTGGTCAATAATGAATTTAGCATCGCCCGCCCACACATACGTCATCTCAGCAAGTCGTTCGCCGTTTTCTTCAATGTAAAATGCTCCTTTTTTTCCGTCGTCGGATTGTAGAATCTCCATTTCGTAATATTATTAGAATAAAAAATAGTGATAAGAAGTTGTTGTATCAATGCATCGTTATCCGCAATGCTTTAACTGATCTTGTTTGTTCCGTCTGATGTTTGCACGACGTAAGCTTCTGCATCAATTCCGAATTTTTCTTTGTACGCAGCAAGAGCTTCGTCAATAAACGGCTGCACTGTATTATTCGCTATAATGTTGATCGTGCATCCGCCAAAACCTCCACCCATCATTCTTGCACCCAGAACATTGTTATTGGCTTTTGCCAGTTCCACCAAAAAATCAAGTTCGGTACAACTCACTTCGTATAATTTGCTTAAGCCTTCATGTGTTTGAAACATCAGTTTGCCAAAGCCAGGCAGATCATGTTGCTGCAATAATTTGGCCGCTTCCTGTGTACGTGCAATCTCCTGCACCACAAACAAACAACGGTTGAATACTTCTTCGCCCATGGTTGGTTCATAAGCGATCAGATCTTCCCACTTTGTTACATCACGAAACGAACGCACAGGGCTATCGCTCTGCATCAGTAGCAGCCCTTCTTCACAT
It encodes the following:
- a CDS encoding GNAT family N-acetyltransferase — translated: MEILQSDDGKKGAFYIEENGERLAEMTYVWAGDAKFIIDHTEVSDKLAGKGAGKQLVAKAVEFAREKGLKIMPLCPFANSVFKKVAEYSDVL